A stretch of Candidatus Thermoplasmatota archaeon DNA encodes these proteins:
- a CDS encoding DsrE/DsrF/DrsH-like family protein has translation MTDKFCMVVSEGTFDKAMMPLIMGTTAAAMGSEVHVFYTFFGTKLVTAKGSKPKLPGMFRLFTGMFVKKMKAGGIGSYAETMQQAKEMGINFYACSTTMGLMGIKESDLLPGVKVLGAAAFLKLASEAKTTLFIG, from the coding sequence ATGACAGACAAGTTTTGTATGGTAGTCAGCGAAGGGACTTTCGACAAGGCAATGATGCCGCTCATAATGGGAACGACCGCAGCCGCCATGGGCTCCGAAGTGCATGTGTTCTACACGTTCTTCGGAACCAAGCTCGTGACGGCCAAGGGTTCGAAACCCAAGCTCCCCGGCATGTTCAGGTTGTTCACCGGCATGTTCGTGAAGAAGATGAAGGCTGGGGGCATAGGCAGCTACGCAGAGACGATGCAGCAGGCAAAGGAGATGGGCATCAACTTCTACGCATGCAGCACCACGATGGGGCTCATGGGGATCAAGGAGAGCGACCTGCTCCCAGGTGTCAAGGTGCTTGGGGCCGCAGCATTCCTGAAGCTCGCATCGGAAGCGAAGACCACGCTGTTCATCGGCTGA
- a CDS encoding TrmB family transcriptional regulator, with amino-acid sequence MVDPQKILAGDASCRDIVKCLYRLSDFELAIYKKLVKQGPLRADDLAPVVKRDRSTVYRAFQKLVASGLAFRDTKSIERGGYYHLYTAVSPDALKTKLHKCADDWFDNMNSAIDDFDLV; translated from the coding sequence ATGGTCGATCCGCAGAAGATACTCGCAGGAGACGCCTCATGTAGGGATATCGTGAAGTGCCTCTACAGGCTTTCCGATTTTGAGCTGGCTATCTACAAGAAGCTGGTGAAACAGGGGCCGCTCCGGGCGGACGACCTCGCCCCTGTCGTAAAGAGGGACAGGAGCACGGTCTATCGCGCGTTCCAGAAGCTGGTGGCATCGGGGCTCGCTTTCAGGGATACGAAATCGATCGAACGCGGAGGATACTACCATTTGTACACGGCCGTATCGCCGGATGCTCTCAAGACGAAGCTGCACAAGTGCGCTGATGATTGGTTCGACAACATGAATAGCGCAATCGACGACTTTGACCTC
- a CDS encoding sulfurtransferase TusA family protein → MRGIVNTVGEILLEKQATLDARGLMCPMPIVHLAKKVKEMKSGQVLELLADDVGAKEDVPAWCSRTGNQLVGTEEEGKLLKFYVRIK, encoded by the coding sequence ATGCGCGGTATTGTCAATACCGTGGGAGAGATTCTCTTGGAAAAGCAAGCAACGCTTGATGCGAGAGGGCTCATGTGCCCCATGCCGATCGTGCATCTCGCAAAGAAGGTCAAGGAGATGAAGTCCGGCCAGGTGCTCGAACTCTTGGCCGACGATGTCGGAGCGAAGGAAGACGTCCCTGCCTGGTGCTCGAGGACCGGCAATCAGCTGGTCGGCACTGAGGAAGAGGGCAAGCTGCTCAAATTCTACGTAAGAATCAAGTGA